One part of the Nostoc sp. PCC 7120 = FACHB-418 genome encodes these proteins:
- a CDS encoding type II toxin-antitoxin system VapB family antitoxin: MTSQVVDTTSDLIAKLETLPPEKLQQVLDFVEFLAQKYTQTPESEQTPQKRVLGLNQGEIWMSDDFNEPLPDEFWLGEGEI; this comes from the coding sequence ATGACTTCCCAAGTTGTAGATACTACTTCAGATTTAATTGCCAAGCTAGAAACCCTACCACCAGAAAAGTTACAGCAGGTACTAGATTTTGTCGAATTTTTAGCACAGAAATACACTCAAACCCCAGAATCTGAACAAACGCCTCAAAAACGGGTATTAGGTTTAAATCAAGGAGAAATATGGATGAGTGATGATTTTAATGAGCCTTTACCGGATGAATTTTGGTTGGGTGAAGGAGAAATATGA
- a CDS encoding type II toxin-antitoxin system VapC family toxin yields the protein MKLLLDTHVLIWSTGNPEKLSERVKNLLLDNNNSWIVSVASVWELQIKYQIGKLNLSSSLPNLIETQQRVNNLQILPIELSHIYALDSLPNHHRDPFDRIVIAQAISEKIPLLSTDTVFDAYPVEKIW from the coding sequence ATGAAGTTACTCTTGGATACCCATGTACTTATTTGGTCAACAGGAAATCCAGAAAAACTATCTGAAAGAGTTAAAAACTTACTGCTAGATAATAACAACTCTTGGATAGTTAGTGTTGCTAGCGTTTGGGAGTTACAAATTAAATATCAAATTGGCAAGTTAAATTTAAGCTCATCGCTGCCAAATTTGATAGAAACTCAACAGCGAGTGAATAATCTACAAATTTTACCTATTGAATTATCTCATATCTATGCTTTGGACAGTTTACCAAACCATCACCGCGACCCTTTTGATAGAATTGTCATCGCTCAAGCAATATCTGAAAAAATTCCTTTGTTAAGTACAGATACAGTTTTTGATGCCTATCCAGTGGAAAAGATATGGTAG
- a CDS encoding nucleotidyltransferase domain-containing protein → MKRVDVEKRTILIGLAGSHGYGLNRPDSDLDFRGVFIAPKRYYLGFDHIEQKDAGWDEPGIFPLLDGNKDTVIYELRKILQLLSGANPNVLELLWLNEYPVLTDVGQYLINHRKLFLSKKVKHTYSGYAFAQIKKMETHRKWLLNPPEKKPLPSDFGIEDEAPLIKDDLNAFLEYLYTLIRGRIEFLEEAEQLYKLLTADIDFKGVLKQYTLPDETLEYTQNLTNSRKDFIRLLQKSQNYQIALREWKAYLSWQENRNPARAEMERKSGFDLKHGMHCIRLLRSGLEILKTGEITVDRRVAGDVEDLKAILQGEYSYQQVMEMADDLVAQMDAAYEHSTIPHRPDLEAINNLCMELVEMQGW, encoded by the coding sequence ATGAAAAGAGTAGACGTTGAGAAAAGAACTATTTTAATTGGTTTGGCTGGTAGCCACGGGTATGGATTAAATCGCCCTGATTCTGATTTGGATTTTCGGGGGGTGTTTATTGCACCTAAAAGGTATTATTTGGGATTTGACCACATAGAACAAAAGGATGCAGGTTGGGATGAGCCGGGAATATTTCCTTTGCTGGATGGGAATAAAGACACGGTTATATATGAATTAAGGAAAATACTCCAATTGTTATCGGGAGCTAATCCCAATGTTTTGGAGTTGTTATGGTTAAATGAATATCCTGTGTTAACGGATGTCGGACAATATTTAATCAATCATCGGAAATTATTTTTAAGTAAAAAGGTTAAACATACTTACTCTGGGTATGCTTTTGCTCAAATTAAAAAGATGGAGACCCATCGTAAGTGGTTGTTAAATCCACCAGAGAAGAAACCACTACCATCTGATTTTGGCATAGAAGATGAAGCACCCTTAATTAAGGATGATTTGAATGCTTTTTTGGAGTATCTTTATACTTTGATTAGGGGTAGGATTGAATTTCTAGAAGAAGCAGAACAATTATATAAGTTGTTAACTGCTGATATTGATTTTAAAGGAGTGCTAAAACAATATACTTTACCTGATGAAACTTTAGAATATACGCAAAATTTAACTAATAGCCGTAAAGATTTTATTCGGTTGTTACAAAAAAGCCAAAATTACCAAATAGCTTTGAGGGAATGGAAAGCTTATTTAAGTTGGCAAGAAAATCGTAACCCGGCTAGGGCAGAGATGGAAAGGAAGTCTGGTTTTGATCTCAAGCATGGGATGCACTGCATTCGCTTGTTACGCAGTGGGTTGGAAATATTAAAGACTGGAGAAATAACTGTAGATAGGAGAGTTGCGGGTGATGTTGAGGATTTAAAAGCTATCCTCCAGGGTGAGTATTCTTATCAGCAGGTGATGGAGATGGCTGATGATTTGGTTGCTCAGATGGATGCTGCTTATGAACATTCAACTATACCCCATAGGCCGGATTTAGAAGCAATTAATAATTTGTGTATGGAGTTAGTGGAAATGCAGGGTTGGTAA
- the bchI gene encoding magnesium chelatase ATPase subunit I, with the protein MTPTAQTTASARRVVFPFTAIVGQEEMKLALLLNVIDPKIGGVMIMGDRGTGKSTTIRALADLLPEIPVVANDPFNSDPSDPDLMSDEVRQKSGTGAEIPIEFKKVQMVDLPLGATEDRVCGTIDIEKALSEGVKAFEPGLLAKANRGILYVDEVNLLDDHLVDVLLDSAASGWNTVEREGISIRHPARFVLVGSGNPEEGELRPQLLDRFGMHAEIHTVKEPALRVQIVEQRSEFDQNPPTFLEKYNPEQTALQKKIVEAQKLLPEVKLDYDLRVKISEVCSELDVDGLRGDIVTNRAAKALTAYEGRTEVTVDDIRRVITLCLRHRLRKDPLESIDSGYKVEKVFARIFGVELLEDDSSQKNGAGQIKTGVR; encoded by the coding sequence GTGACTCCAACAGCTCAAACCACGGCAAGTGCGCGTCGCGTGGTATTCCCATTTACGGCAATTGTGGGCCAGGAAGAGATGAAACTGGCGCTGCTGTTGAACGTGATTGATCCCAAAATCGGTGGTGTAATGATTATGGGCGATCGCGGCACAGGTAAATCCACAACTATCCGGGCCCTGGCTGATCTATTGCCAGAAATCCCTGTAGTTGCCAATGACCCCTTCAACAGTGACCCCAGCGACCCCGACTTGATGAGCGATGAAGTCCGGCAAAAATCAGGCACAGGGGCAGAAATTCCCATAGAATTTAAAAAAGTCCAAATGGTAGACCTGCCTTTAGGTGCTACAGAAGACCGAGTGTGCGGCACTATCGACATCGAAAAAGCTTTATCTGAAGGTGTCAAAGCCTTTGAACCTGGACTTTTAGCTAAAGCCAACAGAGGTATTCTCTACGTCGATGAAGTCAACCTCCTAGATGACCACCTAGTAGACGTACTCCTCGACTCAGCCGCAAGTGGCTGGAACACTGTAGAACGTGAAGGTATTTCCATCCGCCACCCAGCCCGTTTTGTACTCGTCGGTTCAGGAAACCCAGAAGAAGGCGAACTCCGACCCCAATTGCTTGACCGCTTCGGAATGCACGCCGAAATCCACACCGTTAAAGAACCAGCTTTGCGGGTGCAAATTGTGGAACAAAGGTCGGAATTTGACCAAAACCCACCAACATTCCTAGAAAAGTACAACCCTGAACAAACAGCACTACAAAAGAAAATTGTCGAAGCCCAAAAGCTCTTGCCAGAAGTAAAACTAGATTATGACCTGCGGGTAAAAATCTCAGAAGTTTGTTCAGAACTAGATGTAGACGGTTTACGCGGTGACATCGTCACCAACCGCGCCGCCAAAGCCCTCACAGCTTATGAGGGACGCACAGAAGTTACAGTTGACGATATCCGCCGTGTAATTACATTATGTCTGCGTCACCGCCTGCGGAAAGACCCCCTAGAGTCAATTGATTCTGGCTACAAAGTAGAGAAAGTGTTTGCCCGTATCTTTGGGGTAGAACTACTAGAAGATGACTCCTCACAAAAAAACGGTGCAGGTCAAATTAAGACAGGTGTCCGGTAA
- a CDS encoding serine hydrolase domain-containing protein: protein MTLPSPNKVDELFSEWDKPGSPGFALAITKDGETVYKRGYGIADLEHNIKIFPNSVFDIASTSKQFTAMCIALLARKGKLSLDDEIQIYISEIPRYEYPITVRHLIHHTSGIRDYLTLMGLAGMRCENEYPDNEIIGLIARQKELNFKPGEEHLYSNSGYFLLAEIVKRVSGESLAVFADKHIFSPLGMKTTHFHDDFTRIVSNRAIGYSLKDEGSFRIDMSILDVVGDGGIYTTVEDLCIWDKNFYQNKLGGYGQDLIEEIITPGILNSGEVIDYAFGLVRGHYRGLETISHSGGWMGYRSQMLRFPKQRFSVICLSNLGSAEPPELARKVADIYLVDDFTEQSIESVSHQTQIIEIPSVNLESKTGFYQNLKTGTVWELLVKDRKLIVEFAGMSFTLAPVSSSHFVIMDIPSNPDVEFEESGLDEPSHLYVCVDGKPRDVFQRLDFAPPDSEQLMDFTGEYYCQELDITYRISIEGGELLLNRRNSLRETLKPIHKDLLEGTDITLQFVRDDFHQVAGFNMSAGYGSVRNIQFLK from the coding sequence ATGACACTCCCATCACCAAATAAAGTCGATGAATTATTTTCCGAATGGGATAAACCAGGCTCTCCTGGTTTTGCTTTAGCCATCACCAAAGATGGTGAGACTGTCTATAAGCGCGGCTATGGTATCGCTGACTTAGAACACAACATAAAGATTTTTCCAAATTCGGTCTTTGATATTGCCTCAACGTCCAAGCAGTTTACAGCGATGTGCATTGCTTTACTTGCAAGAAAGGGGAAACTTTCTTTAGATGACGAGATCCAAATCTACATTTCAGAGATACCAAGATATGAGTATCCCATTACTGTGCGGCATCTGATTCACCACACAAGCGGCATTCGTGATTACTTAACCCTGATGGGATTGGCAGGAATGCGATGTGAGAATGAGTATCCTGATAACGAAATCATTGGTTTAATAGCTCGTCAAAAAGAATTGAACTTCAAGCCAGGAGAGGAGCATTTGTACAGCAACTCAGGATATTTTCTTTTGGCAGAAATTGTCAAACGTGTCTCCGGAGAATCTCTTGCGGTTTTTGCTGATAAGCATATTTTCAGTCCCCTTGGGATGAAGACAACTCACTTTCACGATGATTTCACAAGGATTGTCAGCAATAGAGCGATTGGCTACTCTCTGAAGGACGAAGGTAGCTTTCGGATTGATATGTCTATTCTTGATGTAGTGGGTGACGGTGGTATCTACACTACGGTTGAGGATCTATGTATCTGGGATAAGAATTTTTACCAAAACAAATTAGGAGGATATGGGCAAGACCTGATCGAAGAAATCATTACACCTGGAATATTGAATAGCGGCGAAGTGATAGATTATGCCTTTGGTTTAGTCAGAGGGCATTACCGAGGATTAGAAACCATCAGTCACAGTGGCGGATGGATGGGTTACAGATCACAGATGCTTCGATTCCCCAAACAGAGATTCTCTGTAATTTGCTTGTCAAATTTGGGCAGCGCTGAACCACCAGAGCTTGCCAGAAAAGTCGCAGATATCTACTTAGTTGATGACTTTACGGAGCAAAGCATAGAATCTGTAAGCCACCAAACCCAAATAATAGAAATTCCATCGGTTAATTTAGAGAGCAAGACTGGCTTTTATCAAAACCTAAAAACAGGAACCGTTTGGGAGTTATTGGTAAAGGATAGAAAATTAATCGTGGAATTTGCCGGAATGAGCTTTACACTTGCTCCTGTGAGTTCAAGTCATTTTGTCATAATGGATATTCCTTCTAATCCCGATGTTGAATTTGAAGAGTCAGGTTTAGATGAACCCTCTCATCTTTACGTTTGTGTGGATGGCAAACCACGGGACGTTTTCCAACGGCTGGACTTTGCTCCTCCTGATTCTGAACAGTTGATGGATTTTACAGGAGAGTATTATTGCCAAGAGTTAGATATCACCTACAGAATCAGTATAGAAGGTGGAGAGTTGCTGCTAAATCGAAGAAATTCTCTTCGAGAAACCCTCAAGCCAATTCATAAAGATTTACTGGAAGGTACGGACATCACTTTGCAGTTTGTCCGTGATGACTTTCATCAAGTTGCTGGATTCAATATGAGCGCAGGATATGGAAGTGTCAGAAACATTCAATTTTTGAAATAA
- a CDS encoding FtsW/RodA/SpoVE family cell cycle protein yields the protein MKLRSLIPFFDDSVSTWALEARLLRWLTFLWLFVGLTILFSASYVVADVRQGDGLYYFKRQILWVLASLVGFNVIVNRPLQKILGISHWLLGLFLLLIFVTLVPGLGKKAFDAARWIAIGPIPIQPSELIKPFLVLQSARLFGQWERLSWRVRLTWLGIFGLVILGILAQPNLSTAALCGMTIWLIALAAGLPYKYLAGTAVGGFLLALLSISIKEYQRRRVMSFLNPWADATGDGYQLVQSLLAIGSGKTWGAGFGMSQQKLFYLPIQDTDFIFAVFAEEFGFVGSIVLLVLLALFTTLGLVVALKTKNPVHRLVAMGITIIMVGQSLLHIGVATGALPTTGLPLPMFSYGGNSMIASLIGAGLLIRVARESSEAEVVPIRRPQMENKRQRRRMF from the coding sequence GTGAAGCTACGCAGCCTAATTCCATTTTTTGATGATTCCGTCTCCACCTGGGCATTAGAAGCGCGGTTGCTGCGCTGGTTAACATTTCTTTGGTTATTTGTTGGCTTAACCATACTCTTTTCAGCATCATACGTAGTGGCTGATGTCCGTCAAGGTGATGGGTTGTATTACTTTAAGCGGCAAATCCTCTGGGTTTTAGCCTCACTTGTTGGATTTAATGTCATTGTCAATCGACCCTTACAGAAAATTCTGGGTATCTCCCATTGGCTACTAGGATTATTCTTACTATTAATCTTTGTTACCCTTGTCCCCGGATTGGGTAAAAAAGCTTTTGATGCAGCCCGTTGGATAGCTATCGGCCCCATTCCCATTCAACCCTCAGAACTAATTAAACCCTTTTTAGTACTGCAAAGTGCCAGATTATTTGGACAGTGGGAAAGATTGAGTTGGCGAGTAAGACTCACCTGGCTAGGTATTTTCGGGTTAGTGATTTTAGGCATCCTTGCCCAGCCTAACTTGAGTACAGCAGCACTCTGCGGTATGACTATCTGGCTAATTGCCCTAGCTGCTGGCCTACCCTATAAATATTTAGCAGGAACAGCAGTTGGTGGATTCTTGTTAGCCTTACTCAGTATTAGCATCAAAGAGTATCAGCGCAGACGGGTAATGTCATTTCTCAACCCTTGGGCAGACGCGACAGGCGACGGCTATCAGTTAGTACAAAGTCTCTTAGCCATAGGTTCTGGTAAAACCTGGGGTGCTGGATTTGGGATGTCACAACAAAAGTTATTCTATTTACCAATTCAGGATACCGATTTTATTTTTGCCGTATTCGCAGAAGAATTTGGCTTTGTTGGTAGCATAGTTCTGTTAGTACTTTTAGCTCTATTTACTACTCTGGGTCTAGTAGTTGCACTGAAAACAAAAAATCCCGTTCATCGCTTGGTAGCAATGGGCATCACCATTATCATGGTCGGACAATCATTGTTACATATTGGTGTAGCCACAGGAGCCTTACCAACGACAGGCTTACCCTTACCCATGTTTAGTTATGGTGGTAACTCCATGATTGCTAGCTTAATCGGTGCAGGTTTACTAATTCGCGTCGCCAGAGAAAGTAGTGAAGCCGAGGTAGTACCAATACGAAGACCACAAATGGAGAACAAGCGTCAACGTCGGCGGATGTTTTAA
- a CDS encoding glycosyltransferase gives MTTNQQLTKTWLIYALGGGWGHLTRALSLGRIAAKQRNVKIITNSPYAQQINHEGCILHWIPDSVGFATTCLQIREIIFNTHLDCLIIDTFPRGLGGEIADILPQLHATPRILIHRDINPHYVATKNLRSFVLENFHGLIIPGDGTDLAFSDLPGVMHTAPWLIRNPEELPDKMIVRSHILKTNSSDKTILVCAAGQASELSLFGEITLHFHQKFPQCAVRILAPHCPHNCPESLWISHHPGIECLAAADIVIGSAGYNTVYECAAVGVPLVALALPRLYDRQQKRASRGYWVQNIEDAMITVRLILEQLELTKPSPAPTYTNGAIAAMGHIINYEL, from the coding sequence TTGACAACTAACCAACAATTGACTAAAACTTGGCTAATTTACGCTTTGGGTGGCGGTTGGGGACATTTGACTCGTGCTTTGTCTTTGGGAAGAATTGCTGCAAAGCAAAGAAACGTCAAAATTATTACAAACAGTCCCTATGCACAACAAATCAATCATGAAGGCTGCATACTACATTGGATTCCCGATAGTGTAGGTTTTGCTACAACTTGTCTACAAATACGGGAAATTATCTTCAATACTCACCTTGACTGCTTAATTATCGACACATTTCCCAGAGGTTTGGGTGGAGAAATAGCCGACATCTTACCCCAATTGCACGCCACACCCCGGATTCTCATCCATCGAGATATCAATCCTCATTATGTAGCTACCAAAAACTTGCGATCGTTTGTTTTAGAAAATTTTCATGGGCTAATAATACCAGGCGATGGCACAGATTTAGCCTTTTCTGATTTACCAGGAGTAATGCACACAGCACCTTGGTTAATTCGTAACCCAGAAGAATTACCAGATAAGATGATAGTGCGATCGCATATCCTCAAAACAAATTCATCAGATAAAACTATCCTAGTTTGTGCCGCCGGACAAGCATCAGAACTATCTTTATTTGGTGAAATTACACTGCATTTTCATCAAAAATTTCCCCAATGTGCAGTCAGGATTTTAGCTCCTCATTGCCCCCATAATTGCCCAGAAAGCTTGTGGATATCCCATCATCCTGGGATAGAGTGTCTAGCGGCGGCTGATATAGTCATCGGCAGTGCAGGATATAACACGGTTTACGAATGTGCTGCCGTAGGTGTACCGTTGGTAGCGTTAGCCTTACCGCGATTGTACGATCGCCAACAAAAAAGAGCTAGCAGAGGTTACTGGGTGCAGAATATTGAAGATGCCATGATTACAGTGAGATTGATCCTAGAGCAATTAGAACTAACAAAGCCATCCCCTGCACCAACATATACCAATGGTGCAATTGCTGCCATGGGTCACATCATCAATTATGAGTTATAA
- a CDS encoding FHA domain-containing protein, giving the protein MQIQLSWIVPNTGEHSEPTLETPVAIGRKFAAMPSENNGQRVSRITIEDDLIADYHALIDWQNQDLIIIDQNTDNGIQINGTELTNGSLNNGDRIKIGSCEITVKFTPVTTPGECDRMIGFLFKRRCGRTDTTGCPHCHPTYEQDYAYYSGYGNYHSGSWGSSYYYNRDRYEYDSETGNIDFTEADAMSLENEYDTDYETNMGAS; this is encoded by the coding sequence TTGCAAATTCAACTAAGTTGGATAGTTCCCAACACAGGGGAACACAGCGAACCAACATTAGAAACCCCAGTGGCAATTGGGCGAAAATTTGCAGCAATGCCATCAGAAAATAATGGTCAAAGAGTTTCCAGAATTACCATTGAAGATGACCTGATAGCAGATTACCACGCCTTAATTGATTGGCAAAATCAAGATCTGATAATTATTGACCAAAATACAGATAATGGCATCCAAATCAACGGCACAGAACTAACTAATGGTAGTCTAAATAATGGCGATCGCATCAAAATCGGTAGTTGTGAAATCACCGTAAAATTTACCCCAGTCACAACCCCTGGGGAGTGCGATCGCATGATAGGATTTCTCTTTAAGCGCCGTTGTGGACGCACAGACACCACAGGCTGTCCCCACTGTCACCCAACCTACGAACAAGACTACGCCTACTATTCCGGCTATGGTAACTACCATTCTGGTTCTTGGGGTAGTAGCTATTACTATAACCGCGATCGCTACGAATACGACTCGGAAACAGGCAATATAGACTTTACCGAAGCCGACGCAATGAGTTTAGAAAACGAATATGATACCGATTATGAAACCAATATGGGCGCAAGTTAA
- a CDS encoding glycosyltransferase family 4 protein — translation MNKLSIAYITFDIVPAPKGASVHIEAFSSALADAYEEIHLLTVSPTAELIYSEQIHPNINHVMLPALGNDFIQRVLYFRRALQGWLKNQRFDVIHIRSIYEGLIIACNKKQYCDRLIFEVNGLPSIELKYRYPAVADDEELLYKLHSQEQICLNAADLVVTPSYVTAKYLQEREISENKIKVIPNGVDLDIFTYSKTQQFNTDLVHLPYQMLYFGTFSSWQGVNLAIEALGLVNRDFPACLTVIGQGRNYQIKTLKQLAYKLGVADKLNILEPMPQKELVAHIHSSDVILAPLTANDRNLVQGCCPLKILEGMATGTPVITSDIPVVQELGENGVHFLSVKPGSAKAIKDAVVQLRNDQDLASQLAINGRQRIEAHYTWQGAGKDLIAAYQELITVD, via the coding sequence ATGAATAAATTGAGTATCGCTTATATTACTTTCGATATTGTACCTGCGCCAAAGGGAGCATCAGTTCATATTGAGGCTTTTTCTTCGGCTTTAGCAGATGCTTATGAAGAAATACATTTATTAACAGTTTCCCCAACGGCAGAATTGATATATTCAGAGCAAATTCATCCAAATATTAATCATGTAATGTTACCTGCTTTAGGTAATGATTTCATTCAGCGAGTTCTGTACTTCCGTCGAGCTTTACAAGGTTGGTTAAAAAATCAGCGATTTGATGTCATACATATTCGCTCAATTTATGAAGGTTTGATAATTGCTTGTAATAAAAAGCAATATTGTGACAGGTTAATTTTTGAAGTGAATGGTTTACCTTCCATAGAGTTAAAATATCGCTATCCGGCTGTGGCTGATGATGAGGAGCTACTGTATAAGCTACATTCCCAAGAGCAAATTTGTTTAAATGCAGCAGATTTGGTTGTAACCCCTAGTTATGTGACTGCTAAATATTTACAGGAAAGGGAAATATCAGAGAATAAAATTAAAGTTATTCCTAATGGCGTAGATTTAGATATATTTACTTATAGTAAGACTCAGCAGTTCAATACCGATCTAGTTCATTTACCTTACCAGATGCTATATTTTGGTACATTTTCATCGTGGCAAGGTGTGAATTTAGCGATTGAAGCGTTAGGTTTAGTGAATCGAGATTTTCCTGCTTGTTTAACAGTGATAGGACAAGGGAGAAATTATCAAATAAAAACTTTAAAACAACTAGCTTATAAGTTGGGTGTGGCAGACAAACTCAACATTTTAGAACCCATGCCCCAAAAAGAGTTGGTTGCACATATTCATAGTTCAGATGTAATTTTAGCGCCTTTAACGGCAAACGATCGCAATCTCGTCCAAGGTTGTTGTCCCCTAAAGATTTTGGAAGGTATGGCGACGGGAACGCCTGTAATTACTAGTGATATACCAGTCGTGCAAGAGTTGGGAGAAAATGGAGTGCATTTTTTATCAGTCAAGCCAGGTTCAGCCAAGGCAATTAAGGATGCTGTGGTACAGTTACGAAATGATCAAGATTTAGCATCTCAACTAGCTATCAATGGCCGTCAACGCATAGAGGCGCATTACACTTGGCAAGGCGCGGGTAAGGATTTAATTGCGGCTTATCAGGAATTAATTACTGTTGACTAA
- a CDS encoding glycosyltransferase: MTRLLLITERFAPDLGGLATSATRLVKTLSQLGVEVDVVSWSRYLQPGEVSPPTSLNGQPRVYRIGLYRHWDMTMPHTLNFLEWLHQTRAYDAVWGHYLFPSGFLATWFAALQGIASTVSARGNDIDREMFPPGDFARLQWTLQHAKVITAVSADMARKIHLLSGRNDVLVLKNAVDTDIFAPLAETNLRATLGIAPDEVVLGFCGELREKKGQQFLLNALTIVRQQRPACLLIIGEVRTSQESVLQLYASQQPEDAQRIIVTGHLSDSQTVAAYLQLCDVYLQPSLWEGMPNALLEAMACGCCCIASDAGGIPEVILHGENGFLLPRSHLHKLGEAVLECLQMPAGEKNCIQQAARDRILTKYSISQEQQQLQVVIDCLVNSN; this comes from the coding sequence ATGACACGTCTTTTATTAATTACAGAAAGATTTGCCCCAGACTTAGGCGGTTTAGCGACTAGTGCCACACGTCTAGTAAAAACACTGTCTCAATTAGGTGTAGAAGTTGATGTTGTCAGTTGGAGTCGTTACTTGCAGCCAGGGGAAGTCTCACCACCCACATCTTTAAATGGACAACCCCGCGTCTACCGCATCGGCTTATATCGCCATTGGGATATGACAATGCCCCACACCCTCAATTTTTTAGAGTGGCTGCATCAAACTCGCGCCTACGATGCAGTTTGGGGACATTACTTGTTTCCTAGTGGCTTTTTAGCGACTTGGTTTGCTGCTTTGCAAGGAATAGCCAGTACAGTTAGCGCCCGTGGTAACGATATTGACCGGGAAATGTTTCCCCCTGGGGATTTTGCCCGGCTGCAATGGACGTTGCAACACGCCAAAGTTATCACCGCAGTGAGTGCGGATATGGCACGGAAAATTCACCTATTGAGTGGACGAAATGATGTTTTGGTGTTGAAAAATGCTGTAGATACAGATATTTTTGCACCATTGGCAGAAACTAATCTGCGGGCTACTTTAGGAATTGCACCTGACGAAGTGGTTTTAGGATTTTGTGGAGAATTGCGGGAAAAGAAAGGACAGCAATTCCTCCTTAATGCCCTAACAATAGTCCGCCAACAACGCCCAGCTTGTCTATTAATTATTGGTGAAGTGAGGACTTCTCAAGAATCTGTGTTGCAATTATATGCAAGTCAGCAGCCAGAAGATGCCCAAAGGATAATAGTGACTGGACATTTATCAGACTCGCAAACAGTCGCCGCCTATCTACAGTTATGTGATGTTTACCTCCAGCCTTCTCTGTGGGAAGGTATGCCCAATGCCCTTTTAGAAGCGATGGCTTGCGGTTGCTGTTGTATCGCCAGTGATGCGGGTGGTATTCCAGAGGTGATTTTACATGGTGAAAATGGCTTTTTGCTACCTCGTTCTCATCTGCACAAATTAGGTGAGGCGGTTTTGGAGTGTTTACAAATGCCAGCAGGAGAGAAAAATTGCATTCAACAAGCAGCACGCGATCGCATCCTCACCAAGTATTCTATCTCTCAAGAACAACAGCAACTACAAGTTGTGATTGATTGTTTAGTCAACAGTAATTAA
- the petJ gene encoding cytochrome c6 PetJ, with protein MQKFLKLVLVTFLFLISTLTPPANAENTINGEQIFSVHCAGCHINGSNIIRRGKNLQKKTLKKYGMDSLEAIEAIVTNGKNNMSAYKDRLSEQEIQDVAAYVLEQAEKGWR; from the coding sequence GTGCAGAAATTTCTCAAATTAGTATTAGTAACCTTTTTATTCTTGATAAGTACTTTGACTCCGCCTGCAAATGCAGAAAATACAATCAATGGCGAACAAATCTTTAGTGTTCACTGTGCAGGTTGTCATATCAATGGTAGTAATATTATCCGGCGTGGTAAGAACTTGCAAAAGAAGACGCTAAAAAAATATGGGATGGATTCCCTAGAAGCCATTGAAGCGATCGTCACTAATGGTAAAAATAATATGTCAGCCTACAAAGACCGTCTCAGTGAACAAGAAATTCAAGATGTGGCGGCTTACGTTCTAGAACAAGCAGAAAAAGGCTGGCGTTAA
- a CDS encoding YqaE/Pmp3 family membrane protein, translating to MKLLRLLLGLLLPPVGVFLTVGVGPTLVINILLTLLGWLPGSIHAVWVIAKHEEQFNY from the coding sequence ATGAAATTACTTCGTCTTCTTCTCGGTCTACTATTACCTCCTGTAGGGGTTTTCTTGACAGTCGGTGTCGGCCCAACTTTGGTAATTAATATTTTGCTGACACTCTTAGGTTGGCTACCCGGTAGTATTCATGCTGTTTGGGTGATTGCTAAACACGAAGAACAGTTTAATTATTAA